From a region of the Cololabis saira isolate AMF1-May2022 chromosome 8, fColSai1.1, whole genome shotgun sequence genome:
- the cdc42 gene encoding cell division control protein 42 homolog, whose translation MQTIKCVVVGDGAVGKTCLLISYTTNKFPSEYVPTVFDNYAVTVMIGGEPYTLGLFDTAGQEDYDRLRPLSYPQTDVFLVCFSVVSPSSFENVKEKWVPEITHHCPKTPFLLVGTQIDLRDDPSTIEKLAKNKQKPITPETAEKLARDLKAVKYVECSALTQKGLKNVFDEAILAALEPPEPKKKRKCVLL comes from the exons ATGCAGACCATCAAGTGTGTTGTAGTCGGTGACGGTGCCGTGGGTAAAACCTGCCTGCTCATCTCTTACACCACAAACAAGTTTCCTTCTGAATATGTACCTACG GTGTTTGATAACTATGCTGTAACTGTAATGATCGGAGGGGAACCCTACACCCTAGGATTGTTTGATACAGCAG GTCAGGAAGACTACGACAGATTACGTCCCTTGAGTTATCCCCAGACAGACGTCTTCCTCGTCTGTTTCTCAGTCGTGTCCCCATCCTCCTTTGAAAATGTCAAAGAAAAG TGGGTTCCAGAGATCACCCACCACTGTCCAAAGACGCCCTTCCTCCTGGTGGGCACCCAGATCGACCTGCGGGACGACCCGTCCACCATAGAGAAACTGGCCAAGAACAAGCAGAAGCCCATCACTCCAGAAACAGCAGAGAAGCTGGCCAGAGACCTCAAGGCTGTGAAATACGTGGAGTGCTCAGCCCTCACACAG aaaggCCTAAAGAACGTGTTTGATGAGGCGATACTGGCTGCACTGGAGCCCCCGGAGCCCAAGAAGAAACGCAAATGTGTGCTGCTATGA